GTTCGACGAGCCCCTGCCCCATGACGAGCTCGAGGGCTGGAACCTTCCGTGAGACTCCTGCTCGACACCCACGCCCTCATCTGGTGGCTGGCGGGAGATGAGAAGCTGAGCCTTCGTGCGCGCGACGCCATAGCCGACGAGGCCAACACCGTCGCCGTCAGCGCCGCCTCGGCCATGGAGGTCGCCACCAAGCACCGGATCGGCAAGCTGCCGGACGCCGCCCTGCTGGCGCAGGACTTCGAGGCCATCGTCGCCGACCAGGGCTTCTCGGAGCTGTCGATCAGCGTCCGGCACGCCCGACTGGCCGGCGAGATGGGCATCGCCCACAAGGATCCGTTCGACAGGCTGCTGATCGCCCAGGCCCTGGCCGAGGACATGGTGCTGGTCTCCAACGAGGCGCGCTTCGACGACTCTGCAGTCAAGCGGCTCTGGTAGGCGGACCCGTCCGGAAACACTGGCGGACCGGCGCGGGGTTTGGCAAAGGCGTCTGGCGCACGCCGGCCGGCGGTCGGGGGCGGCGCGGGGAGGCAGTCCATGGCCGATGGTGATGACGGCGCGCAGACCTGGCGCCACGAGACGGTGACCGAGGGGCCCTGGGCGGGCTGGATCGCCTATGGCTCGGACCCGTTCGAGGAGCACGCCGGCCCCTTCTATTACCGCCTCGACGCGGCAGGCGCGCCGGTCTGCGCCATGCGGACCGAGGCCCAGCACATGAACGGCGGCGGCTTCATGCACGGCGGGGCCCTGATGACCTTTGCCGACTACGCCATCTTCGTCTTTGCGCGCGAGCACCTGCAGGACGGCCACAGCGTGACCGCCAACTTCAACGCCGACTTCGTGGGAGCCGTTCCCCTCGGCGCCCTCCTGGAGTGCCGGGGCGAGGTGGTGAAGGGCGGACGGAGCCTCATCTTC
The sequence above is a segment of the Phenylobacterium parvum genome. Coding sequences within it:
- a CDS encoding type II toxin-antitoxin system VapC family toxin — translated: MRLLLDTHALIWWLAGDEKLSLRARDAIADEANTVAVSAASAMEVATKHRIGKLPDAALLAQDFEAIVADQGFSELSISVRHARLAGEMGIAHKDPFDRLLIAQALAEDMVLVSNEARFDDSAVKRLW
- a CDS encoding PaaI family thioesterase — protein: MADGDDGAQTWRHETVTEGPWAGWIAYGSDPFEEHAGPFYYRLDAAGAPVCAMRTEAQHMNGGGFMHGGALMTFADYAIFVFAREHLQDGHSVTANFNADFVGAVPLGALLECRGEVVKGGRSLIFLRGLMTVEGQTVFSFSAVIKKTGKRT